In a single window of the Pseudomonas entomophila genome:
- a CDS encoding type II secretion system F family protein, which produces MRFRLKALGSQGVVQLHVEAEDIEQARRQAQDQGLRVLSVRGQGLGLRALPWRRAAAFDLVLFSQELATLLNAGLPLIDALESLAEKASAGTARKTLELLVRQLYEGRSLSQALAGQPQVFPSLYVALVQSSERTGALGDALARYIGYRQRLDLVRQKLVGASVYPLLLLLVGGGVVLFLLGYVVPRFSLVFEGMGTELPWLSRVLMQIGLFLHAQQLPLGLGALGGIAMLVALRRHPAVRRWASRQSRRIPALHRRLVMYELARFYRSLGILLQGGIPILTALGMARGLLGSAAADGLEHASRRVGEGLPLSDALETGQLVTPVALRLLRAGEQSGNLGEMLERCADFHDQEIGRWVEWFVKLFEPLLMTFIGLLIGLIVILMYMPIFELASSIH; this is translated from the coding sequence ATGCGCTTTCGACTCAAGGCCCTGGGCAGCCAGGGCGTGGTGCAGTTGCACGTGGAAGCCGAGGACATCGAGCAGGCCCGACGCCAGGCCCAGGACCAGGGCTTGCGCGTGCTCAGCGTGCGTGGCCAGGGGCTGGGCCTGCGCGCCCTGCCCTGGCGCCGCGCGGCGGCCTTCGACCTGGTGCTGTTCAGCCAGGAACTGGCGACCCTGCTCAACGCTGGCCTGCCCCTGATCGACGCCCTGGAAAGCCTGGCTGAAAAGGCCAGCGCCGGTACCGCGCGCAAGACACTGGAGCTGCTGGTGCGCCAACTCTACGAAGGCCGTTCGCTGTCCCAGGCCCTGGCCGGGCAACCGCAAGTGTTCCCCAGCCTCTACGTGGCCCTGGTGCAGTCCAGTGAGCGCACCGGCGCGCTGGGGGATGCCCTGGCCCGCTACATCGGTTATCGCCAACGCCTCGACCTGGTACGGCAGAAACTGGTCGGCGCCTCGGTGTACCCACTGCTGCTGTTGCTGGTGGGCGGCGGCGTGGTGCTGTTCCTGCTGGGCTACGTGGTGCCGCGTTTCAGCCTGGTGTTCGAGGGCATGGGCACCGAACTGCCCTGGTTGTCGCGGGTGCTGATGCAGATCGGCTTGTTCCTGCACGCCCAGCAACTGCCCCTGGGCCTCGGCGCCCTCGGTGGTATCGCGATGCTGGTCGCCCTGCGTCGCCATCCCGCCGTGCGCCGCTGGGCCAGCCGCCAGTCACGTCGGATCCCGGCCCTGCACCGGCGCCTGGTGATGTACGAGCTGGCGCGTTTCTATCGGTCGCTGGGGATCCTGCTGCAGGGCGGCATCCCGATTCTTACCGCCCTGGGCATGGCCCGCGGGCTGCTGGGCAGCGCCGCGGCGGACGGCCTGGAGCACGCCAGCCGCCGCGTTGGCGAAGGCCTGCCACTGTCCGACGCACTGGAAACCGGGCAACTGGTGACGCCGGTTGCCTTGCGCCTGCTTCGTGCGGGCGAGCAGTCGGGCAACCTGGGCGAGATGCTCGAACGCTGCGCGGACTTCCACGACCAGGAGATCGGTCGCTGGGTGGAGTGGTTCGTCAAACTGTTCGAGCCGCTGCTGATGACGTTCATCGGCCTGCTGATCGGGCTGATCGTGATCCTGATGTACATGCCGATCTTCGAACTGGCTTCAAGTATCCATTGA
- the gspG gene encoding type II secretion system major pseudopilin GspG, with product MQRRHFAQRGFTLLELLVVLVVLGLLAGIVAPKYFSQLGRSEAKVARAQIEGLGKALDLYRLEVGHYPSSEQGLQALVVAPSGEARWSGPYLQKAVPQDPWGRAYLYRQPGENGGEYDLLSMGKDGQPGGDGENAEITSWQ from the coding sequence ATGCAGCGCAGACATTTCGCCCAACGTGGTTTCACCCTGCTCGAACTGCTGGTGGTGCTGGTGGTGCTCGGCCTGTTGGCCGGCATCGTCGCGCCCAAGTACTTCAGCCAGCTCGGCCGCTCCGAAGCCAAGGTGGCGCGAGCGCAGATCGAAGGCCTGGGCAAGGCCCTGGACCTGTATCGCCTGGAAGTCGGCCACTACCCCAGCAGCGAACAGGGCCTGCAGGCCCTGGTGGTCGCGCCCAGCGGCGAGGCGCGCTGGTCGGGCCCCTACCTGCAGAAAGCCGTGCCCCAGGACCCGTGGGGCCGCGCCTACCTCTACCGGCAACCGGGGGAGAACGGCGGCGAATACGACCTGCTGTCGATGGGCAAGGACGGCCAGCCCGGCGGCGACGGGGAAAACGCCGAGATCACCAGTTGGCAGTGA
- a CDS encoding lytic transglycosylase domain-containing protein, with product MRGLILGLTGLLALGAQADVYVSSDGKGGYVLSNVHRPGRHYERVISEAGSGPVDAQLVTGRPYADLVAAAALANDVPQALLHALIKAESGYNPKARSAKGAGGLMQLMPDTARELGVKDVLDPQANLQGGARYLKRMLTLFDNDITLAVAAYNAGPEAVLSRGKVVPPFAETRRYVPTVLRDYRLLRGLAEDAPL from the coding sequence ATGCGTGGACTGATTCTCGGGTTGACCGGGCTGCTGGCGTTGGGCGCCCAGGCCGATGTGTATGTCTCCAGCGATGGCAAGGGCGGTTACGTGCTGTCCAACGTGCATCGGCCGGGGCGGCACTATGAGCGGGTGATCAGCGAAGCGGGCAGCGGGCCGGTCGATGCACAGCTGGTCACCGGGCGCCCGTATGCCGACCTGGTGGCCGCCGCCGCGCTGGCCAACGATGTGCCGCAGGCCTTGTTGCATGCGCTGATCAAGGCCGAGTCCGGCTACAACCCCAAAGCGCGCTCGGCCAAGGGCGCGGGTGGGTTGATGCAGTTGATGCCGGACACCGCCAGGGAACTGGGGGTGAAGGATGTGCTGGACCCGCAAGCCAACCTGCAGGGGGGCGCTCGCTACTTGAAGCGCATGCTGACCCTGTTCGACAACGACATCACGTTGGCGGTGGCCGCTTACAACGCCGGGCCGGAAGCGGTGCTCAGCCGTGGCAAGGTGGTACCCCCGTTTGCCGAGACGCGCCGCTATGTGCCGACGGTGCTGCGTGATTACCGATTATTGCGAGGGTTGGCGGAAGACGCGCCCTTGTAG